The Anas platyrhynchos isolate ZD024472 breed Pekin duck chromosome 3, IASCAAS_PekinDuck_T2T, whole genome shotgun sequence genome includes a window with the following:
- the LOC101802235 gene encoding uncharacterized protein isoform X7, with amino-acid sequence MYSFEITECTDDSLNPISTTETSSSSGMSLSTGRRNSCTSVVKMKAHRSSKTSPPSCSNVSITSVLDMDPCCSSRASFSTWSDNSLAAVVATNASCSSKAPLIPYKDDSHTYTRMIEGASQLSLTTLLNGADMVQASTVQPCLLPSTVPEEQHDMGTHPPCTKEKASCHRAYRVKQQQKELQDQQGAPTPLPLVPDSQSVETEVQEKQVQDQQGAPTPPPLVPDSQSVETEVQEKQVQDQQGAPTPPPLVPDSQSVETEVQQKELQNQQGAPTPLPLVPDSQSVETEVQQKELQNQQGAPTPPPLVPDSQSVETEVQQKELQNQQGAPTPPPLVPDSQSVETEAQEKQVQDQQGAPTPPPLVPDSQSVETEVQEKQVQDQQGAPTPPPLVPDSQSVETEVQQKELQDQQGAPTPPPLVPDSQSVEMEAQEKQVQDQQGAPTPPPLVPDSQSVETEVQEKQVQDQQGAPTPPPLVPDSQSRETEVPFPHQETQETVHCLAPRRKEEVKLELPTDGVCSWQDSPASVPQMPQRPPTSDMLVVPIVKDIPFLDKAVKRRLERHIIKKQIQRCFGLPAKVLAYEKDFVEPILEQQESQPPSSQRRTGQPYWSPFQQWDRRTTKSAVRPPGLQQESTAQKNTCTRGTQTPAHFVPAAISRVAQGMPQEDGKRPHWKRESGGTARSSSMTSKKTMPCTKKDQGSGTQSDGQGTSPSIQEEQAPPLSEGAPQGQSGQDCVSPIISTETQELQLEKNVPMGEAQHSQEGQSGISGDVWSPELPSNRTSSPRSSSPQTQRCSDETPSALPVPPDSAGTSMQIPYLEELLTTLVDCFMARTAAENLQNQLLALWLEQNSSTEHAAEHPVASPHRRPKESQKSKRHTQDGSGSRRRCPKCSRSPHHNLHGSDSSQPSAPSEAATPGAGRDRTSGERHPPKERAKRKQGQKVTAAATQQQEGIRLYKKVILIPPVEQERLPSQQAPAWTLPSGTQRLPRRAAARHRSPRTETPPLPDNFCCVFTPICFCLQCAWAMLRDASKALLARIKK; translated from the exons AT GTACAGCTTCGAGATTACTGAGTGCACTGATGACTCCCTCAATCCCATCAGTACAACGGAAACCAGCTCCTCTTCAGGGATGTCTCTGTCCACTGGGAGAAGGAACTCCTGCACTTCTGTCGTCAAAATGAAAGCCCATCGCTCTTCGAAGACCTCTCCACCATCTTGTAGCAATGTATCCATCACTTCTGTTTTGGACATGGATCCCTGCTGCTCTTCAAGGGCCTCCTTTTCCACTTGGAGTGACAACTCCCTTGCTGCCGTTGTGGCAACAAACGCCAGTTGCTCTTCAAAGGCCCCACTGATCCCATACAAGGACGACTCCCACACTTACACCAGGATGATTGAAGGTGCTTCACAGCTGTCACTCACAACTCTTCTGAATGGAGCAGACATGGTTCAAGCTTCCACAGTCCAGCCTTGTCTGCTTCCCAGTACTGTCCCAGAGGAGCAGCATGACATGGGCACACATCCACCCTGCACAAAAGAGAAGGCCAGCTGCCACAGGGCCTACAGAGTGAAGCAGCAACAGAAAGAACTCCAGGACCAGCAGGGTGCTCCCACCCCACTTCCACTGGTGCCTGATTCCCAGTCTGTGGAAACAGAGGTGCAAGAGAAACAAGTCCAGGACCAGCAGGGTGCTCCCACCCCACCTCCACTGGTGCCTGATTCCCAGTCCGTGGAAACAGAGGTGCAAGAGAAACAAGTCCAGGACCAGCAGGGTGCTCCCACCCCACCTCCACTGGTGCCTGATTCCCAGTCCGTGGAAACGGAGGTGCAACAGAAAGAACTTCAGAACCAGCAGGGTGCTCCCACCCCACTTCCACTGGTGCCTGATTCCCAGTCCGTGGAAACGGAGGTGCAACAGAAAGAACTTCAGAACCAGCAGGGTGCTCCCACCCCACCTCCACTGGTGCCTGATTCCCAGTCCGTGGAAACGGAGGTGCAACAGAAAGAACTTCAGAACCAGCAGGGTGCTCCCACCCCACCTCCACTGGTGCCTGATTCCCAGTCCGTGGAAACGGAGGCGCAAGAGAAACAAGTCCAGGACCAGCAGGGtgctcccaccccacccccactGGTGCCTGATTCCCAGTCCGTGGAAACGGAGGTGCAAGAGAAACAAGTCCAGGACCAGCAGGGTGCTCCCACCCCACCTCCACTGGTGCCTGATTCCCAGTCCGTGGAAACGGAGGTGCAACAGAAAGAACTTCAGGACCAGCAGGGTGCTCCCACCCCACCTCCACTGGTGCCTGATTCCCAGTCCGTGGAAATGGAGGCGCAAGAGAAACAAGTCCAGGACCAGCAGGGTGCTCCCACCCCACCTCCACTGGTGCCTGATTCCCAGTCCGTGGAAACGGAGGTGCAAGAGAAACAAGTCCAGGACCAGCAGGGTGCTCCCACCCCACCTCCACTGGTGCCTGACTCCCAGTCCAGGGAAACAGAGGTGCCTTTCCCACATCAAGAAACCCAGGAGACTGTGCACTGCCTTGCcccaagaaggaaagaagaggtgAAACTGGAGCTGCCGACTGATGGGGTGTGTTCTTGGCAGGATAGCCCAGCCTCAGTTCCTCAAATGCCTCAGCGACCACCAACGTCTGATATGTTAGTGGTTCCCATTGTGAAGGACATACCATTCCTGGATAAGGCTGTAAAAAGGCGTCTGGAGCGTCACATTATAAAAAAGCAGATACAGCGGTGCTTTGGGCTGCCAGCAAAGGTCCTGGCCTATGAGAAGGACTTTGTAGAACCTATCCTGGAGCAACAAGAATCCCAGCCCCCATCTTCGCAGAGGCGCACTGGGCAGCCCTACTGGTCACCCTTCCAGCAGTGGGACAGGCGCACCACAAAGTCAGCAGTGCGACCCCCTGGCCTGCAGCAAGAGTCCACAGCCCAAAAGAATACATGCACACGAGGGACACAGACACCAGCCCACTTTGTGCCAGCAGCTATTTCAAGAGTGGCACAAGGGATGCCTCAGGAGGATGGGAAGAGACCACATTGGAAAAGGGAGTCTGGAGGAAcagccagaagcagcagcatgacCAGCAAGAAGACTATGCCTTGCACCAAGAAGGATCAGGGCTCTGGGACACAAAGTGATGGTCAAGGTACTTCCCCTTCCATCCAGGAAGAGCAGGCACCACCACTGAGCGAGGGAGCTCCCCAGGGGCAATCAGGACAGGACTGTGTGAGCCCCATCATCTCCACTGAGACACAAGAATTGCAACTGGAGAAGAATGTTCCCATGGGAGAAGCACAGCACTCCCAGGAAGGCCAGAGCGGCATCAGTGGGGATGTGTGGTCACCTGAGCTGCCATCCAACAGGACATCTTCTCCAAGAAGTAGTTCCCCACAGACACAGCGCTGCTCTGATGAGACACCCTCAGCTCTGCCAGTGCCTCCAGACTCTGCTGGGACCAGTATGCAGATCCCCTACCTGGAAGAGCTGCTCACAACACTCGTGGACTGCTTCATGGCCAGAACAGCTGCTGAAAACCTGCAGAACCAGCTGCTGGCTTTATGGCTGGAGCAGAATTCAAGCACGGAGCATGCAGCAGAGCACCCCGTTGCCTCACCACACAGAAGAccaaaagaatcacagaagagCAAGAGGCACACCCAGGATGGATCTGGCTCCAGGAGACGCTGCCCCAAGTGCAGCAGATCCCCGCACCACAACCTGCATGGCAGCGACAGCTCCCAGCCTTCAGCTCCATCTGAGGCTGCAACCCCAGGCGCAGGGAGAGACAGGACATCAGGAGAGCGGCATCCACCCAAGGAAAGAGCCAAGAGGAAGCAGGGCCAGAaggtgactgctgctgccacccagcagcaggaggggatcCGTTTGTACAAAAAGGTGATACTGATCCCTCCAGTTGAGCAGGAGAGGCTTCCATCCCAGCAAGCCCCTGCCTGGACCCTGCCATCAGGAACACAGCGGCTCCCCAGACGTGCAGCAGCCAGACACAGGAGCCCTAGGACAGAGACACCACCTCTGCCAGACAACTTCTGCTGTGTGTTCACCCCCATCTGCTTTTGCCTTCAGTGTGCCTGGGCCATGCTCCGAGATGCAAGCAAGGCCCTACTTGCCCGCATCAAGAAGTGA
- the LOC101802235 gene encoding uncharacterized protein isoform X2 has product MPAEFGSLWHVTGMADAWRMSFYPSSEAFFALCMGLFLLVFAYYFLMPRAKPQERRLRRRRYRKNQENRRGEQPWTRAGALERYRLAPCASCPTRGSQSTDCLSSLPTVRDAHDSSQPSKKLCPKHPELDGVPRLTQQFNTILEDLNRYIEMYSFEITECTDDSLNPISTTETSSSSGMSLSTGRRNSCTSVVKMKAHRSSKTSPPSCSNVSITSVLDMDPCCSSRASFSTWSDNSLAAVVATNASCSSKAPLIPYKDDSHTYTRMIEGASQLSLTTLLNGADMVQASTVQPCLLPSTVPEEQHDMGTHPPCTKEKASCHRAYRVKQQQKELQDQQGAPTPLPLVPDSQSVETEVQEKQVQDQQGAPTPPPLVPDSQSVETEVQEKQVQDQQGAPTPPPLVPDSQSVETEVQQKELQNQQGAPTPLPLVPDSQSVETEVQQKELQNQQGAPTPPPLVPDSQSVETEVQQKELQNQQGAPTPPPLVPDSQSVETEAQEKQVQDQQGAPTPPPLVPDSQSVETEVQEKQVQDQQGAPTPPPLVPDSQSVETEVQQKELQDQQGAPTPPPLVPDSQSVEMEAQEKQVQDQQGAPTPPPLVPDSQSVETEVQEKQVQDQQGAPTPPPLVPDSQSRETEVPFPHQETQETVHCLAPRRKEEVKLELPTDGVCSWQDSPASVPQMPQRPPTSDMLVVPIVKDIPFLDKAVKRRLERHIIKKQIQRCFGLPAKVLAYEKDFVEPILEQQESQPPSSQRRTGQPYWSPFQQWDRRTTKSAVRPPGLQQESTAQKNTCTRGTQTPAHFVPAAISRVAQGMPQEDGKRPHWKRESGGTARSSSMTSKKTMPCTKKDQGSGTQSDGQGTSPSIQEEQAPPLSEGAPQGQSGQDCVSPIISTETQELQLEKNVPMGEAQHSQEGQSGISGDVWSPELPSNRTSSPRSSSPQTQRCSDETPSALPVPPDSAGTSMQIPYLEELLTTLVDCFMARTAAENLQNQLLALWLEQNSSTEHAAEHPVASPHRRPKESQKSKRHTQDGSGSRRRCPKCSRSPHHNLHGSDSSQPSAPSEAATPGAGRDRTSGERHPPKERAKRKQGQKVTAAATQQQEGIRLYKKVILIPPVEQERLPSQQAPAWTLPSGTQRLPRRAAARHRSPRTETPPLPDNFCCVFTPICFCLQCAWAMLRDASKALLARIKK; this is encoded by the exons ATGCCAGCCGAGTTTGGCTCTCTGTGGCACGTCACAGGCATGGCTGATGCCTGGAGAATGAGCTTCTACCCCAGCTCAGAAGCCTTCTTTGCATTATGTATGGGGCTGTTTCTGTTGGTGTTTGCCTATTACTTCCTGATGCCCAGGGCGAAGCCGCAG GAAAGGAGGCTGAGAAGACGCCGTTACAGAAAAAACCAGGAGAATCGCAGAGGTGAGCAGCCCTGGACAAGGGCAGGTGCCCTGGAAAGATACCGCCTGGCCCCATGTGCCAGCTGCCCTACCAGGGGCTCCCAGTCCACTGACTGTCTGTCTTCTCTGCCAACAGTTCGGGATGCCCATGACTCTTCACAGCCCTCAAAGAAACT ATGTCCCAAACACCCGGAGCTGGATGGTGTGCCTAGACTAACCCAACAGTTCAACACGATCCTTGAGGACCTCAACAGATACATTGAAAT GTACAGCTTCGAGATTACTGAGTGCACTGATGACTCCCTCAATCCCATCAGTACAACGGAAACCAGCTCCTCTTCAGGGATGTCTCTGTCCACTGGGAGAAGGAACTCCTGCACTTCTGTCGTCAAAATGAAAGCCCATCGCTCTTCGAAGACCTCTCCACCATCTTGTAGCAATGTATCCATCACTTCTGTTTTGGACATGGATCCCTGCTGCTCTTCAAGGGCCTCCTTTTCCACTTGGAGTGACAACTCCCTTGCTGCCGTTGTGGCAACAAACGCCAGTTGCTCTTCAAAGGCCCCACTGATCCCATACAAGGACGACTCCCACACTTACACCAGGATGATTGAAGGTGCTTCACAGCTGTCACTCACAACTCTTCTGAATGGAGCAGACATGGTTCAAGCTTCCACAGTCCAGCCTTGTCTGCTTCCCAGTACTGTCCCAGAGGAGCAGCATGACATGGGCACACATCCACCCTGCACAAAAGAGAAGGCCAGCTGCCACAGGGCCTACAGAGTGAAGCAGCAACAGAAAGAACTCCAGGACCAGCAGGGTGCTCCCACCCCACTTCCACTGGTGCCTGATTCCCAGTCTGTGGAAACAGAGGTGCAAGAGAAACAAGTCCAGGACCAGCAGGGTGCTCCCACCCCACCTCCACTGGTGCCTGATTCCCAGTCCGTGGAAACAGAGGTGCAAGAGAAACAAGTCCAGGACCAGCAGGGTGCTCCCACCCCACCTCCACTGGTGCCTGATTCCCAGTCCGTGGAAACGGAGGTGCAACAGAAAGAACTTCAGAACCAGCAGGGTGCTCCCACCCCACTTCCACTGGTGCCTGATTCCCAGTCCGTGGAAACGGAGGTGCAACAGAAAGAACTTCAGAACCAGCAGGGTGCTCCCACCCCACCTCCACTGGTGCCTGATTCCCAGTCCGTGGAAACGGAGGTGCAACAGAAAGAACTTCAGAACCAGCAGGGTGCTCCCACCCCACCTCCACTGGTGCCTGATTCCCAGTCCGTGGAAACGGAGGCGCAAGAGAAACAAGTCCAGGACCAGCAGGGtgctcccaccccacccccactGGTGCCTGATTCCCAGTCCGTGGAAACGGAGGTGCAAGAGAAACAAGTCCAGGACCAGCAGGGTGCTCCCACCCCACCTCCACTGGTGCCTGATTCCCAGTCCGTGGAAACGGAGGTGCAACAGAAAGAACTTCAGGACCAGCAGGGTGCTCCCACCCCACCTCCACTGGTGCCTGATTCCCAGTCCGTGGAAATGGAGGCGCAAGAGAAACAAGTCCAGGACCAGCAGGGTGCTCCCACCCCACCTCCACTGGTGCCTGATTCCCAGTCCGTGGAAACGGAGGTGCAAGAGAAACAAGTCCAGGACCAGCAGGGTGCTCCCACCCCACCTCCACTGGTGCCTGACTCCCAGTCCAGGGAAACAGAGGTGCCTTTCCCACATCAAGAAACCCAGGAGACTGTGCACTGCCTTGCcccaagaaggaaagaagaggtgAAACTGGAGCTGCCGACTGATGGGGTGTGTTCTTGGCAGGATAGCCCAGCCTCAGTTCCTCAAATGCCTCAGCGACCACCAACGTCTGATATGTTAGTGGTTCCCATTGTGAAGGACATACCATTCCTGGATAAGGCTGTAAAAAGGCGTCTGGAGCGTCACATTATAAAAAAGCAGATACAGCGGTGCTTTGGGCTGCCAGCAAAGGTCCTGGCCTATGAGAAGGACTTTGTAGAACCTATCCTGGAGCAACAAGAATCCCAGCCCCCATCTTCGCAGAGGCGCACTGGGCAGCCCTACTGGTCACCCTTCCAGCAGTGGGACAGGCGCACCACAAAGTCAGCAGTGCGACCCCCTGGCCTGCAGCAAGAGTCCACAGCCCAAAAGAATACATGCACACGAGGGACACAGACACCAGCCCACTTTGTGCCAGCAGCTATTTCAAGAGTGGCACAAGGGATGCCTCAGGAGGATGGGAAGAGACCACATTGGAAAAGGGAGTCTGGAGGAAcagccagaagcagcagcatgacCAGCAAGAAGACTATGCCTTGCACCAAGAAGGATCAGGGCTCTGGGACACAAAGTGATGGTCAAGGTACTTCCCCTTCCATCCAGGAAGAGCAGGCACCACCACTGAGCGAGGGAGCTCCCCAGGGGCAATCAGGACAGGACTGTGTGAGCCCCATCATCTCCACTGAGACACAAGAATTGCAACTGGAGAAGAATGTTCCCATGGGAGAAGCACAGCACTCCCAGGAAGGCCAGAGCGGCATCAGTGGGGATGTGTGGTCACCTGAGCTGCCATCCAACAGGACATCTTCTCCAAGAAGTAGTTCCCCACAGACACAGCGCTGCTCTGATGAGACACCCTCAGCTCTGCCAGTGCCTCCAGACTCTGCTGGGACCAGTATGCAGATCCCCTACCTGGAAGAGCTGCTCACAACACTCGTGGACTGCTTCATGGCCAGAACAGCTGCTGAAAACCTGCAGAACCAGCTGCTGGCTTTATGGCTGGAGCAGAATTCAAGCACGGAGCATGCAGCAGAGCACCCCGTTGCCTCACCACACAGAAGAccaaaagaatcacagaagagCAAGAGGCACACCCAGGATGGATCTGGCTCCAGGAGACGCTGCCCCAAGTGCAGCAGATCCCCGCACCACAACCTGCATGGCAGCGACAGCTCCCAGCCTTCAGCTCCATCTGAGGCTGCAACCCCAGGCGCAGGGAGAGACAGGACATCAGGAGAGCGGCATCCACCCAAGGAAAGAGCCAAGAGGAAGCAGGGCCAGAaggtgactgctgctgccacccagcagcaggaggggatcCGTTTGTACAAAAAGGTGATACTGATCCCTCCAGTTGAGCAGGAGAGGCTTCCATCCCAGCAAGCCCCTGCCTGGACCCTGCCATCAGGAACACAGCGGCTCCCCAGACGTGCAGCAGCCAGACACAGGAGCCCTAGGACAGAGACACCACCTCTGCCAGACAACTTCTGCTGTGTGTTCACCCCCATCTGCTTTTGCCTTCAGTGTGCCTGGGCCATGCTCCGAGATGCAAGCAAGGCCCTACTTGCCCGCATCAAGAAGTGA
- the LOC101802235 gene encoding uncharacterized protein isoform X4, whose amino-acid sequence MPAEFGSLWHVTGMADAWRMSFYPSSEAFFALCMGLFLLVFAYYFLMPRAKPQERRLRRRRYRKNQENRRVRDAHDSSQPSKKLCPKHPELDGVPRLTQQFNTILEDLNRYIEMYSFEITECTDDSLNPISTTETSSSSGMSLSTGRRNSCTSVVKMKAHRSSKTSPPSCSNVSITSVLDMDPCCSSRASFSTWSDNSLAAVVATNASCSSKAPLIPYKDDSHTYTRMIEGASQLSLTTLLNGADMVQASTVQPCLLPSTVPEEQHDMGTHPPCTKEKASCHRAYRVKQQQKELQDQQGAPTPLPLVPDSQSVETEVQEKQVQDQQGAPTPPPLVPDSQSVETEVQEKQVQDQQGAPTPPPLVPDSQSVETEVQQKELQNQQGAPTPLPLVPDSQSVETEVQQKELQNQQGAPTPPPLVPDSQSVETEVQQKELQNQQGAPTPPPLVPDSQSVETEAQEKQVQDQQGAPTPPPLVPDSQSVETEVQEKQVQDQQGAPTPPPLVPDSQSVETEVQQKELQDQQGAPTPPPLVPDSQSVEMEAQEKQVQDQQGAPTPPPLVPDSQSVETEVQEKQVQDQQGAPTPPPLVPDSQSRETEVPFPHQETQETVHCLAPRRKEEVKLELPTDGVCSWQDSPASVPQMPQRPPTSDMLVVPIVKDIPFLDKAVKRRLERHIIKKQIQRCFGLPAKVLAYEKDFVEPILEQQESQPPSSQRRTGQPYWSPFQQWDRRTTKSAVRPPGLQQESTAQKNTCTRGTQTPAHFVPAAISRVAQGMPQEDGKRPHWKRESGGTARSSSMTSKKTMPCTKKDQGSGTQSDGQGTSPSIQEEQAPPLSEGAPQGQSGQDCVSPIISTETQELQLEKNVPMGEAQHSQEGQSGISGDVWSPELPSNRTSSPRSSSPQTQRCSDETPSALPVPPDSAGTSMQIPYLEELLTTLVDCFMARTAAENLQNQLLALWLEQNSSTEHAAEHPVASPHRRPKESQKSKRHTQDGSGSRRRCPKCSRSPHHNLHGSDSSQPSAPSEAATPGAGRDRTSGERHPPKERAKRKQGQKVTAAATQQQEGIRLYKKVILIPPVEQERLPSQQAPAWTLPSGTQRLPRRAAARHRSPRTETPPLPDNFCCVFTPICFCLQCAWAMLRDASKALLARIKK is encoded by the exons ATGCCAGCCGAGTTTGGCTCTCTGTGGCACGTCACAGGCATGGCTGATGCCTGGAGAATGAGCTTCTACCCCAGCTCAGAAGCCTTCTTTGCATTATGTATGGGGCTGTTTCTGTTGGTGTTTGCCTATTACTTCCTGATGCCCAGGGCGAAGCCGCAG GAAAGGAGGCTGAGAAGACGCCGTTACAGAAAAAACCAGGAGAATCGCAGAG TTCGGGATGCCCATGACTCTTCACAGCCCTCAAAGAAACT ATGTCCCAAACACCCGGAGCTGGATGGTGTGCCTAGACTAACCCAACAGTTCAACACGATCCTTGAGGACCTCAACAGATACATTGAAAT GTACAGCTTCGAGATTACTGAGTGCACTGATGACTCCCTCAATCCCATCAGTACAACGGAAACCAGCTCCTCTTCAGGGATGTCTCTGTCCACTGGGAGAAGGAACTCCTGCACTTCTGTCGTCAAAATGAAAGCCCATCGCTCTTCGAAGACCTCTCCACCATCTTGTAGCAATGTATCCATCACTTCTGTTTTGGACATGGATCCCTGCTGCTCTTCAAGGGCCTCCTTTTCCACTTGGAGTGACAACTCCCTTGCTGCCGTTGTGGCAACAAACGCCAGTTGCTCTTCAAAGGCCCCACTGATCCCATACAAGGACGACTCCCACACTTACACCAGGATGATTGAAGGTGCTTCACAGCTGTCACTCACAACTCTTCTGAATGGAGCAGACATGGTTCAAGCTTCCACAGTCCAGCCTTGTCTGCTTCCCAGTACTGTCCCAGAGGAGCAGCATGACATGGGCACACATCCACCCTGCACAAAAGAGAAGGCCAGCTGCCACAGGGCCTACAGAGTGAAGCAGCAACAGAAAGAACTCCAGGACCAGCAGGGTGCTCCCACCCCACTTCCACTGGTGCCTGATTCCCAGTCTGTGGAAACAGAGGTGCAAGAGAAACAAGTCCAGGACCAGCAGGGTGCTCCCACCCCACCTCCACTGGTGCCTGATTCCCAGTCCGTGGAAACAGAGGTGCAAGAGAAACAAGTCCAGGACCAGCAGGGTGCTCCCACCCCACCTCCACTGGTGCCTGATTCCCAGTCCGTGGAAACGGAGGTGCAACAGAAAGAACTTCAGAACCAGCAGGGTGCTCCCACCCCACTTCCACTGGTGCCTGATTCCCAGTCCGTGGAAACGGAGGTGCAACAGAAAGAACTTCAGAACCAGCAGGGTGCTCCCACCCCACCTCCACTGGTGCCTGATTCCCAGTCCGTGGAAACGGAGGTGCAACAGAAAGAACTTCAGAACCAGCAGGGTGCTCCCACCCCACCTCCACTGGTGCCTGATTCCCAGTCCGTGGAAACGGAGGCGCAAGAGAAACAAGTCCAGGACCAGCAGGGtgctcccaccccacccccactGGTGCCTGATTCCCAGTCCGTGGAAACGGAGGTGCAAGAGAAACAAGTCCAGGACCAGCAGGGTGCTCCCACCCCACCTCCACTGGTGCCTGATTCCCAGTCCGTGGAAACGGAGGTGCAACAGAAAGAACTTCAGGACCAGCAGGGTGCTCCCACCCCACCTCCACTGGTGCCTGATTCCCAGTCCGTGGAAATGGAGGCGCAAGAGAAACAAGTCCAGGACCAGCAGGGTGCTCCCACCCCACCTCCACTGGTGCCTGATTCCCAGTCCGTGGAAACGGAGGTGCAAGAGAAACAAGTCCAGGACCAGCAGGGTGCTCCCACCCCACCTCCACTGGTGCCTGACTCCCAGTCCAGGGAAACAGAGGTGCCTTTCCCACATCAAGAAACCCAGGAGACTGTGCACTGCCTTGCcccaagaaggaaagaagaggtgAAACTGGAGCTGCCGACTGATGGGGTGTGTTCTTGGCAGGATAGCCCAGCCTCAGTTCCTCAAATGCCTCAGCGACCACCAACGTCTGATATGTTAGTGGTTCCCATTGTGAAGGACATACCATTCCTGGATAAGGCTGTAAAAAGGCGTCTGGAGCGTCACATTATAAAAAAGCAGATACAGCGGTGCTTTGGGCTGCCAGCAAAGGTCCTGGCCTATGAGAAGGACTTTGTAGAACCTATCCTGGAGCAACAAGAATCCCAGCCCCCATCTTCGCAGAGGCGCACTGGGCAGCCCTACTGGTCACCCTTCCAGCAGTGGGACAGGCGCACCACAAAGTCAGCAGTGCGACCCCCTGGCCTGCAGCAAGAGTCCACAGCCCAAAAGAATACATGCACACGAGGGACACAGACACCAGCCCACTTTGTGCCAGCAGCTATTTCAAGAGTGGCACAAGGGATGCCTCAGGAGGATGGGAAGAGACCACATTGGAAAAGGGAGTCTGGAGGAAcagccagaagcagcagcatgacCAGCAAGAAGACTATGCCTTGCACCAAGAAGGATCAGGGCTCTGGGACACAAAGTGATGGTCAAGGTACTTCCCCTTCCATCCAGGAAGAGCAGGCACCACCACTGAGCGAGGGAGCTCCCCAGGGGCAATCAGGACAGGACTGTGTGAGCCCCATCATCTCCACTGAGACACAAGAATTGCAACTGGAGAAGAATGTTCCCATGGGAGAAGCACAGCACTCCCAGGAAGGCCAGAGCGGCATCAGTGGGGATGTGTGGTCACCTGAGCTGCCATCCAACAGGACATCTTCTCCAAGAAGTAGTTCCCCACAGACACAGCGCTGCTCTGATGAGACACCCTCAGCTCTGCCAGTGCCTCCAGACTCTGCTGGGACCAGTATGCAGATCCCCTACCTGGAAGAGCTGCTCACAACACTCGTGGACTGCTTCATGGCCAGAACAGCTGCTGAAAACCTGCAGAACCAGCTGCTGGCTTTATGGCTGGAGCAGAATTCAAGCACGGAGCATGCAGCAGAGCACCCCGTTGCCTCACCACACAGAAGAccaaaagaatcacagaagagCAAGAGGCACACCCAGGATGGATCTGGCTCCAGGAGACGCTGCCCCAAGTGCAGCAGATCCCCGCACCACAACCTGCATGGCAGCGACAGCTCCCAGCCTTCAGCTCCATCTGAGGCTGCAACCCCAGGCGCAGGGAGAGACAGGACATCAGGAGAGCGGCATCCACCCAAGGAAAGAGCCAAGAGGAAGCAGGGCCAGAaggtgactgctgctgccacccagcagcaggaggggatcCGTTTGTACAAAAAGGTGATACTGATCCCTCCAGTTGAGCAGGAGAGGCTTCCATCCCAGCAAGCCCCTGCCTGGACCCTGCCATCAGGAACACAGCGGCTCCCCAGACGTGCAGCAGCCAGACACAGGAGCCCTAGGACAGAGACACCACCTCTGCCAGACAACTTCTGCTGTGTGTTCACCCCCATCTGCTTTTGCCTTCAGTGTGCCTGGGCCATGCTCCGAGATGCAAGCAAGGCCCTACTTGCCCGCATCAAGAAGTGA